In a genomic window of Pseudodesulfovibrio senegalensis:
- a CDS encoding ABC transporter permease, producing MRSGSFWSLVLVKTRANLRAEVSRYYLNYLWWGGEPVLTMLVFYVVFGIFLNRGTEHFVAFLLVGLTAWNWFAKSVLHAASSIMNGRGLMHQVDIPKIFFPVEVLMQDLTKTLFSFSLLVVFLLAYPTPVTATWAALPVLFFVQLLLVAAVAVWCAALVPFVPDLRIVLDTLMVLAFFGSGVFYRIDEVVLPDHRFIMYLNPMAGLIRGYREALIWNQWPDWQYLFWVLAASLFLLWSGILFIRRIDRVYPRICQ from the coding sequence ATGCGATCCGGCAGTTTTTGGAGTTTGGTGTTGGTCAAGACCCGCGCCAACCTGCGGGCGGAGGTTTCCCGGTATTATCTCAACTACCTGTGGTGGGGCGGCGAGCCGGTCCTGACCATGCTGGTTTTTTACGTTGTGTTCGGCATTTTCCTGAACAGGGGAACCGAGCACTTCGTGGCCTTTCTGCTTGTGGGCCTCACCGCGTGGAACTGGTTTGCCAAAAGCGTCCTGCACGCCGCTTCCAGCATCATGAACGGGCGCGGCCTGATGCATCAGGTGGACATTCCCAAGATATTTTTTCCGGTGGAAGTGCTGATGCAGGATTTGACGAAAACACTGTTTTCCTTTTCCCTGCTCGTTGTTTTTCTGCTTGCGTATCCCACTCCCGTAACCGCGACATGGGCGGCCCTGCCCGTGCTGTTTTTCGTGCAGTTGCTCCTTGTGGCGGCCGTTGCCGTGTGGTGCGCCGCGCTTGTGCCGTTTGTTCCTGATCTGCGGATTGTTCTTGATACCCTCATGGTGCTGGCCTTTTTCGGCTCGGGAGTCTTTTACCGCATCGATGAAGTGGTTCTGCCGGATCACCGGTTCATCATGTATCTGAACCCCATGGCCGGATTGATCCGGGGCTATCGGGAGGCGTTGATATGGAATCAGTGGCCCGATTGGCAGTATCTTTTCTGGGTGCTTGCCGCATCCCTGTTTCTGCTTTGGTCCGGTATTCTGTTCATCCGGCGGATTGATCGCGTTTACCCGAGGATTTGCCAATGA
- a CDS encoding ABC transporter ATP-binding protein yields the protein MSTAETLISMQDVGCSYNVREGLFRTGEYTVLSGVNLDVFQGETLGIIGRNGVGKSTLLRLMARIILPDQGRIVADDALTISLLTLQLGFSTELSGYENAILSAMLLGHSRKQTLEMLPAITEFAGLEEWMDKPLKVYSTGMRARLGFSVAIQMSPDVLLVDEMLGVGDQDFRKKSTWAMKHKMRSDQTVVFVSHNQPVLRELCSRLVWLDQGRVRMIDSVDTVLEEYNK from the coding sequence ATGAGTACGGCGGAAACGCTCATTTCAATGCAGGATGTGGGCTGCAGCTACAACGTTCGTGAAGGATTGTTCCGTACCGGCGAATACACCGTGCTGAGCGGCGTGAATCTGGATGTCTTTCAGGGCGAGACCCTGGGAATCATCGGCAGAAACGGCGTGGGCAAGTCCACGTTGCTGCGCCTGATGGCGCGGATAATCCTGCCGGATCAGGGGCGCATCGTTGCCGATGATGCGCTGACCATTTCCCTGCTTACGCTGCAGTTGGGTTTTTCCACCGAGCTTTCGGGATATGAAAACGCGATCCTGAGCGCCATGCTGCTTGGGCATTCACGCAAGCAGACTTTGGAGATGCTGCCGGCCATTACCGAGTTCGCCGGGCTTGAGGAATGGATGGACAAGCCGCTGAAGGTGTATTCCACGGGTATGCGTGCCCGGCTTGGTTTTTCCGTGGCCATACAGATGAGCCCGGACGTTTTGCTCGTGGACGAGATGCTGGGCGTGGGGGATCAGGATTTTCGCAAGAAGTCCACGTGGGCCATGAAGCACAAGATGCGTTCCGACCAGACCGTTGTCTTTGTCTCACACAATCAGCCCGTGCTGCGCGAGCTTTGTTCCCGGCTTGTGTGGCTGGATCAGGGTCGGGTGCGCATGATCGATTCCGTGGACACGGTTCTGGAAGAGTACAACAAGTGA
- a CDS encoding methyltransferase domain-containing protein, translating into MSENKYYDKSAEDILNELEHELRARDTRTQGEQPVYEMQTRAFPRLQAVAPLELGRDEYHLNEFLVFWDRDFLVNAYGVILGRCPDQAGLGYYLERLRSGGLSRVEVAGRLRYSREGRKRGVTVKGLLRSFAAATVFRIPLLGPVLRLPFYLLPQSPRTRRLDRTVGGAFSNMDHLCGVIAHEGRYLRELHHDQAATISGIEALRAEVGSLQQEVGHLREAVQDKFEQVDVQISEQRSSFEQLGDSVRKDGQALLDEARRSISDQQGAVEQFVEQFRVERQKTLDGIMRQFTDQQSALDEFASSCERRLGKAEQVATLLDRRLQARDFVTSDQFDADAFYRNFEEEFRGSRESVMQRMADYPAVFEPVRTVSQEKPIVDLGCGRGELVEVLRSSGFGVRGVDGNPHMVRTGTDRGLPVMQGDIFEYLENAEPESAAGISLIHVAEHFPFEELTHLLGLCFRVLDKGGVLVLETPNPDNIVMGGAWFYTDFSHVHPLRSCAVSNLLSFLGFDVQKPTLRQPYQDVVGEVDSPSELEKKWFLTGLDYCLVAVKAGQDQ; encoded by the coding sequence ATGAGTGAAAACAAATATTACGACAAGTCTGCGGAAGATATTTTGAACGAGCTGGAGCACGAGCTGCGCGCCAGAGATACCAGAACGCAGGGCGAACAGCCCGTTTACGAGATGCAGACCCGCGCCTTCCCCCGGCTTCAGGCCGTGGCTCCGCTGGAATTGGGTAGGGACGAATACCATCTCAATGAATTTCTGGTTTTTTGGGACCGGGATTTTTTGGTCAACGCCTACGGAGTCATTCTGGGCAGGTGTCCGGATCAGGCTGGGCTGGGGTACTATCTGGAGCGCTTGCGCTCCGGCGGGCTTTCACGCGTGGAGGTTGCCGGACGGTTGCGTTACAGCCGCGAGGGGCGCAAACGCGGCGTCACAGTGAAGGGGTTGCTGCGCAGTTTTGCGGCGGCCACGGTTTTCCGGATTCCGCTGTTGGGTCCCGTGCTCCGGCTCCCGTTTTATTTGCTGCCGCAGTCGCCGAGGACGCGGCGTCTGGATCGCACGGTGGGTGGAGCTTTTTCGAACATGGACCATCTGTGCGGCGTTATTGCCCACGAGGGGCGTTATTTGCGGGAGCTGCACCATGATCAGGCCGCGACGATATCCGGGATCGAAGCGTTGAGAGCGGAGGTGGGGTCCCTGCAACAGGAGGTCGGCCACCTGCGTGAGGCTGTTCAGGATAAATTCGAGCAGGTGGACGTGCAAATTTCCGAGCAGCGTTCCTCCTTTGAGCAGTTGGGCGATTCCGTCAGAAAAGACGGGCAGGCCCTGCTTGATGAAGCTCGCCGGAGTATCTCGGATCAGCAGGGCGCGGTGGAGCAGTTTGTGGAGCAGTTCCGGGTGGAGCGGCAAAAGACTCTGGACGGCATCATGCGTCAGTTCACGGATCAGCAGTCTGCCCTGGACGAATTTGCAAGCTCCTGCGAGCGTCGGCTTGGAAAGGCCGAACAGGTCGCAACGTTGCTGGATAGACGCCTGCAGGCCCGGGATTTCGTGACTTCGGACCAGTTTGACGCGGACGCGTTCTATCGGAATTTCGAAGAGGAATTCAGGGGCAGCAGGGAATCCGTCATGCAACGCATGGCCGATTACCCCGCCGTGTTCGAGCCTGTGCGGACTGTTTCGCAGGAAAAGCCCATCGTTGATTTGGGTTGCGGACGCGGCGAACTGGTCGAGGTGTTGCGTTCAAGCGGTTTCGGTGTGCGCGGTGTGGACGGCAATCCGCACATGGTTCGGACCGGGACCGACCGCGGACTGCCCGTGATGCAGGGTGACATTTTCGAATATCTGGAAAATGCCGAGCCCGAAAGTGCCGCCGGGATTTCCCTTATCCATGTTGCGGAGCATTTCCCGTTTGAAGAATTGACGCACCTTTTGGGGCTGTGTTTCCGGGTTCTGGACAAGGGCGGGGTTCTGGTGCTGGAAACGCCGAACCCGGACAACATCGTCATGGGCGGGGCATGGTTTTATACGGACTTTTCCCATGTGCACCCCTTGCGCAGTTGTGCGGTGTCGAATCTGCTTTCGTTCTTGGGCTTTGATGTGCAAAAGCCGACCCTCCGACAACCATATCAGGATGTTGTGGGCGAGGTGGATTCTCCGTCCGAGCTGGAAAAGAAGTGGTTCTTGACCGGACTTGATTATTGCCTTGTGGCCGTGAAGGCGGGGCAGGATCAATGA
- a CDS encoding glycosyltransferase yields the protein MSVRIATICPWPEQPSGIADSAYAHVKALVDHCPCEVVIYTENPNPVAMDGVTIHALEDFHAHEQQSPYDAIVVHMGNNEFHVNYLEYLERYTCIVHLHDMVLHHLVTKMTLVENKTQEYFSILEKHYGTNVREMVEALVAKGCGVWDLPCVIDMPLFEPFLEHASACLVSSDFVAGRVRAAMPELPVHRIDLLLHTSERIAASCRKHADVDDTCFNIGVFGIVSPFKKVDVMARVAERLLSEHDNVRLHVVGSVSEPCRDLLEFERRTDGRIRFYGRVNEDDFMCLQSSMHVNCALRYPTMGETSGVVVDSLSVGVPLVVVDVGSYSETPECVKKLSVQDMEEELYSYLRNLLRFPEHYAHLKELFSLYSSCMDSRAQGIVYFKAIMKEISLQAPF from the coding sequence ATGAGCGTACGCATAGCCACCATTTGTCCCTGGCCAGAGCAGCCGAGCGGCATTGCCGACAGCGCCTATGCCCACGTCAAGGCTCTGGTGGACCATTGTCCCTGCGAGGTGGTCATTTATACGGAGAACCCAAACCCCGTCGCCATGGACGGGGTGACCATTCACGCGCTTGAAGATTTTCATGCGCATGAACAGCAAAGCCCTTACGACGCAATCGTCGTACACATGGGCAACAACGAGTTTCACGTCAATTATCTGGAATATCTGGAACGCTACACGTGTATCGTACATCTTCACGACATGGTGCTGCACCATTTGGTCACCAAGATGACGCTGGTCGAGAACAAGACGCAAGAATACTTTTCCATCCTTGAAAAGCACTATGGCACCAATGTTCGCGAAATGGTCGAAGCCTTGGTGGCCAAGGGCTGCGGGGTTTGGGATTTGCCGTGCGTGATCGACATGCCCCTGTTCGAACCTTTTCTGGAGCACGCTTCGGCCTGCCTCGTGAGTTCGGATTTTGTGGCCGGGCGGGTCAGGGCGGCCATGCCCGAACTTCCGGTGCATAGAATCGATCTTTTGCTGCATACGTCGGAACGTATCGCAGCGAGCTGCCGCAAGCACGCCGATGTTGACGATACCTGTTTCAATATCGGCGTCTTCGGGATCGTTTCCCCTTTCAAGAAGGTCGATGTCATGGCCCGCGTGGCCGAACGTCTTTTGAGCGAACATGACAATGTGCGTCTTCATGTTGTGGGCAGTGTTTCAGAGCCGTGCAGGGATTTGCTGGAATTTGAACGCAGGACCGATGGTCGCATTCGATTCTACGGCAGGGTGAATGAAGATGATTTCATGTGCCTGCAATCGAGCATGCATGTGAACTGTGCACTGCGGTATCCGACAATGGGGGAGACCTCCGGGGTTGTCGTTGATTCCCTTTCCGTGGGCGTGCCTCTGGTTGTTGTCGATGTGGGGTCCTACTCCGAAACTCCGGAATGTGTGAAAAAACTATCCGTGCAGGACATGGAAGAGGAACTGTATTCGTATCTTCGTAACCTGTTGCGTTTCCCGGAACACTATGCGCATTTGAAGGAATTGTTTTCATTATATTCTTCCTGCATGGATAGCAGGGCGCAAGGGATTGTTTATTTCAAAGCCATAATGAAAGAGATAAGCCTGCAAGCTCCTTTTTAA
- a CDS encoding lectin like domain-containing protein, which produces MLRVLVCACLMWGMAVSAFAFTVTVGPVDPDFSAWRSDIAERAAAGAQVSGTVSAGHPLGYRPSPLNLEHLHGTSIVPTAEAAQDMAWNPVPTEASYSLVDLGMVTPIRDQNPYGTCWTFAAMASLESTRLMSDGVSMDLSEKYHAYFGYNDFNAEYVAYDKHVVDPGDDETYDQGGNNEISMALFSRWTGPVSEADVPYEDFSTAPGTDVQPMRHLSAVWIVPGGSTFTDNMKYAIKNIGAVSTGMYWDDGSYNAATASFYYNGAEEPNHQVTFVGWNDDYPRTNFTSQPTANGAWLVRNSWGTGWGQSGYFWISYEDAAISLEDGAVFVSSDTDEYDAVYCYDPLGPTGEISLSSDTSWMANVFTASDDHALECVSFFNPGVDSTYEIYVYTGVSGAPNTGILAMGPQSGDVSAPGYVSLPLDSPVSLTQGEDFSIVIKLGTANVVHPVIVECPEADYSSKATASSGQSYVSLDGTTWSDLVADQGLTNYNLCIKGFAAEESDMINPGIPLLLLQ; this is translated from the coding sequence ATGTTGCGTGTTCTTGTTTGCGCGTGTCTCATGTGGGGCATGGCCGTATCCGCTTTTGCATTTACTGTAACGGTTGGTCCGGTCGATCCGGATTTTTCCGCATGGCGATCCGACATTGCCGAGCGCGCCGCTGCAGGCGCACAAGTCTCCGGCACGGTGTCTGCCGGGCATCCTTTGGGCTACCGACCGTCGCCGCTCAATCTTGAGCATTTGCACGGCACATCCATCGTGCCGACAGCCGAGGCCGCGCAGGACATGGCCTGGAATCCGGTTCCCACGGAAGCGTCCTACAGCCTTGTGGATCTGGGCATGGTCACGCCCATACGCGACCAGAACCCCTACGGCACCTGCTGGACGTTCGCGGCCATGGCCTCGCTGGAGTCCACGCGGCTCATGAGTGACGGCGTCTCCATGGACCTTTCGGAAAAGTACCACGCCTATTTTGGCTACAACGACTTCAACGCCGAATACGTGGCCTATGACAAGCATGTAGTCGATCCTGGCGACGACGAGACCTACGATCAGGGCGGCAACAACGAAATCAGCATGGCGCTGTTTTCCCGCTGGACTGGCCCGGTCAGCGAGGCCGACGTGCCGTACGAGGATTTTTCCACTGCGCCGGGCACGGACGTGCAACCAATGCGCCATCTTTCGGCCGTGTGGATCGTTCCGGGCGGCAGTACGTTCACGGACAACATGAAGTACGCCATCAAGAATATCGGCGCGGTCTCTACCGGCATGTATTGGGATGACGGCAGCTACAACGCCGCCACAGCCTCGTTTTATTACAACGGCGCGGAGGAACCCAACCATCAGGTGACCTTTGTCGGCTGGAACGACGATTATCCGCGCACCAATTTTACCAGCCAGCCCACGGCAAACGGCGCATGGCTGGTGCGCAATTCATGGGGAACAGGCTGGGGCCAGAGCGGCTATTTCTGGATTTCCTATGAGGACGCTGCGATTTCCTTGGAAGACGGCGCGGTTTTCGTTTCCTCGGATACCGACGAGTATGACGCGGTCTATTGTTATGATCCCTTGGGACCCACCGGGGAGATTTCCCTGAGTTCGGACACGAGCTGGATGGCCAACGTGTTTACAGCCTCGGACGACCACGCGCTCGAATGCGTGAGTTTTTTCAATCCGGGCGTGGACAGCACCTATGAAATCTATGTGTATACCGGTGTGAGCGGGGCTCCGAACACCGGAATCTTGGCCATGGGACCCCAGAGCGGCGATGTTTCGGCTCCCGGCTATGTGTCGCTGCCGTTGGATTCCCCTGTTTCCCTGACGCAGGGTGAGGACTTTTCCATCGTGATCAAGCTGGGCACGGCCAACGTGGTTCATCCTGTTATCGTGGAGTGTCCGGAAGCGGACTATTCCTCAAAGGCCACGGCCTCGTCCGGGCAGAGCTATGTGAGCCTGGACGGAACGACCTGGAGCGATCTGGTGGCCGATCAGGGACTGACAAACTACAATCTGTGCATCAAGGGTTTTGCCGCGGAAGAATCCGACATGATCAATCCGGGAATTCCGCTGCTGCTTTTGCAGTAG
- a CDS encoding class I SAM-dependent methyltransferase, with protein MFISHTVSFVKNAMGNVIRPGDAVIDATVGGGLDTLFLSKAVGPQGTVFGFDVQQHALDKAAQRLASEPAPDNVRLFLAGHETMAEHIPSRFHGSMAGAMFNLGYLPGSDQSVITRPASTCAAIDAALGLLRKGGVISTVLYTGHPGGEDEARSVESHCASLPMDTARIMRCTMHNQPTAQTRILFLEKR; from the coding sequence ATGTTCATCAGCCATACCGTCAGTTTCGTGAAAAACGCCATGGGAAACGTGATCCGCCCGGGCGACGCCGTTATCGACGCCACCGTGGGCGGCGGGCTGGACACCCTGTTCCTGTCCAAAGCAGTGGGACCGCAGGGTACTGTCTTCGGATTCGACGTGCAGCAACATGCGCTGGACAAGGCTGCGCAACGCCTTGCTTCAGAGCCGGCCCCGGATAACGTGCGCTTGTTCCTTGCCGGGCACGAGACCATGGCCGAACACATTCCGTCCCGTTTTCACGGCTCAATGGCCGGAGCCATGTTCAACCTCGGCTACCTTCCGGGCAGCGACCAGAGCGTGATCACGCGCCCCGCCTCGACCTGCGCGGCCATTGACGCGGCGCTGGGGCTTTTGCGCAAGGGCGGCGTGATCTCCACGGTGCTCTACACCGGGCATCCGGGCGGCGAGGACGAGGCCCGAAGTGTGGAAAGCCACTGCGCATCACTGCCCATGGACACGGCACGCATCATGCGTTGCACCATGCACAACCAGCCCACGGCCCAAACCCGAATCCTGTTTTTGGAAAAACGCTGA
- a CDS encoding RluA family pseudouridine synthase: MSDAGLDILHHDESVVVLVKPAGLLSIPGRGPDKQDCVSSRLRALFPACIEQPSVHRLDMATSGVMVYALTTEAHRNLSIQFQNRKVTKKYTAVLEGVPEGMMPGQSGQLELPFRLDPDDRPRQVFDPERGKVGVTRWQCLGVERGRARMRFVPLTGRTHQLRVHSAHERGLGCPIAGDGLYGNAHSAGRLLLHADFLEFAHPRAGKTVRFAAPVPF, encoded by the coding sequence ATGTCTGACGCCGGACTGGACATCCTGCACCACGACGAATCCGTGGTCGTGCTGGTCAAACCTGCGGGCCTGCTTTCCATCCCGGGGCGCGGTCCGGACAAGCAGGACTGCGTGTCCTCGCGGCTGCGCGCCCTGTTCCCCGCATGCATTGAACAGCCGTCCGTGCACCGGCTGGACATGGCCACCTCAGGGGTCATGGTCTACGCCCTGACCACCGAAGCCCACCGCAATCTTTCCATCCAGTTTCAGAACCGGAAGGTCACCAAGAAATACACCGCCGTGCTGGAAGGCGTGCCCGAGGGCATGATGCCGGGGCAGAGCGGGCAGCTGGAGCTGCCCTTTCGTCTGGACCCGGACGACCGCCCCCGGCAGGTGTTCGACCCGGAGCGCGGCAAGGTCGGCGTCACCCGCTGGCAGTGCCTTGGCGTGGAGCGGGGCCGGGCGCGCATGCGCTTTGTCCCGCTCACCGGGCGCACGCACCAGCTGCGCGTTCATTCGGCCCACGAGCGCGGACTGGGCTGTCCCATCGCCGGAGACGGGCTGTACGGCAACGCGCATTCTGCCGGACGATTGCTGCTGCATGCCGATTTTCTGGAGTTCGCACACCCTCGCGCTGGGAAAACCGTGCGTTTTGCGGCCCCGGTACCCTTTTAA
- the greA gene encoding transcription elongation factor GreA yields the protein MERIPISVQGYERIEKELAQLKKERPEVIKAIAEAREEGDLKENAGYHAARERQGFLEGRINLLQSRMPYFNVVDLDTLEQDDVIGFGATVELEDLDTEEVKKYTLLGADEADYARDGSISVQSPVAQALLGKEVGDEITVDAPRGRIEYEIISVKYLGTKY from the coding sequence ATGGAAAGGATTCCCATCTCCGTTCAGGGTTACGAACGGATCGAAAAAGAGCTGGCACAGCTCAAGAAGGAACGGCCTGAAGTCATCAAGGCCATTGCCGAGGCTCGCGAGGAAGGCGACCTCAAGGAAAACGCCGGATACCACGCCGCGCGTGAACGGCAGGGATTTCTCGAGGGCCGCATCAATCTTCTGCAGTCGCGCATGCCCTATTTCAATGTCGTGGATCTCGACACGCTGGAGCAGGACGACGTCATCGGATTCGGCGCTACCGTGGAGCTGGAGGACCTCGATACCGAAGAGGTCAAGAAATACACTCTGCTCGGCGCGGACGAGGCGGATTATGCCCGGGACGGAAGCATTTCGGTGCAGTCTCCCGTGGCCCAGGCCCTGCTGGGCAAGGAAGTGGGCGACGAGATCACCGTGGACGCCCCGCGCGGTCGCATTGAATACGAAATCATCTCCGTGAAATACCTGGGAACCAAGTACTAG
- a CDS encoding transglutaminase-like domain-containing protein: MNFVRLDRNGLALLLVIAVILPLLQAKNACADRSYRMVYSFTPTTGTDNRLWVPVPVKWDGQGTVDAEIVEISPATGARSNEQSGNKPVSWPDSELDNNLSVTFDVELAPVTLPVDPNATWGSYATGTQEYQFNTSATSWVQCDDQTIIDQASSIVGSETNPYNKANDIYTWVKNNISYQDGVRQDALNVLSERKGDCAAFSILFVALCRAEGIPARNISGFLAHDQYFNVATQFREGTWNCLQAPRGFSTHVWAEFMLPGGQWVQVDPTHSFFGAIPYERVILSKGNEVLLGWMTRPWFHLPVANSQVHDSSVSLSITYLGTSGIEHPAPTALPTAANTLLLLSN; the protein is encoded by the coding sequence ATGAACTTCGTCCGACTCGACCGTAATGGACTTGCGCTGCTTCTGGTCATTGCGGTGATACTGCCTTTGCTGCAGGCCAAAAACGCCTGTGCCGATCGATCGTACAGAATGGTGTATTCTTTCACTCCCACAACCGGAACAGACAACAGGCTGTGGGTTCCCGTGCCCGTGAAATGGGACGGACAGGGAACCGTGGACGCGGAAATCGTGGAAATATCTCCGGCAACAGGCGCCCGGTCCAACGAGCAATCGGGAAACAAACCTGTCAGCTGGCCGGATTCGGAACTGGACAACAACCTCTCGGTAACATTCGATGTGGAACTGGCGCCGGTCACCCTGCCCGTGGACCCCAATGCGACATGGGGCAGCTACGCCACAGGTACGCAGGAATACCAGTTCAACACGTCGGCAACCAGCTGGGTCCAATGTGACGACCAGACGATCATCGACCAGGCTTCAAGCATTGTAGGCAGCGAGACCAATCCCTACAACAAGGCCAACGACATCTATACGTGGGTGAAGAACAATATCAGCTATCAGGACGGCGTGCGACAGGACGCACTGAACGTGCTCAGCGAGCGCAAGGGCGACTGTGCGGCCTTTTCCATCCTCTTTGTCGCACTGTGCCGCGCCGAAGGTATTCCGGCCAGAAACATCTCCGGATTCCTGGCGCACGACCAGTATTTCAACGTGGCGACCCAGTTCAGGGAAGGAACATGGAACTGCCTGCAGGCCCCCCGCGGCTTTTCCACGCACGTCTGGGCGGAATTCATGCTCCCCGGCGGACAATGGGTGCAGGTGGACCCCACCCATTCCTTTTTTGGCGCCATCCCCTATGAGCGGGTTATCCTGTCCAAGGGAAACGAGGTTCTGCTCGGCTGGATGACGCGGCCGTGGTTCCACCTTCCCGTGGCCAATTCACAGGTGCATGACAGCTCCGTCAGCCTGAGCATCACTTATCTGGGAACTTCGGGCATCGAGCACCCCGCTCCCACGGCATTGCCCACTGCTGCCAACACCCTGCTGCTGCTTTCCAACTAG
- a CDS encoding RNA recognition motif domain-containing protein — translation MAKNLYVGNLAWTTTEADIRTAFEAYGEITSIKLIEDRETGRPRGFGFVEMDDAGADEVIANFDGKDFGGRTLKVNIAKPRAERPRW, via the coding sequence ATGGCTAAAAACTTATACGTGGGCAACCTCGCATGGACAACGACTGAAGCTGACATCCGCACCGCCTTTGAAGCATACGGTGAAATCACCTCCATCAAGCTCATCGAAGACCGTGAAACCGGCCGGCCGCGCGGATTCGGCTTCGTGGAAATGGATGACGCCGGAGCGGACGAAGTCATCGCCAACTTCGACGGCAAGGACTTTGGCGGACGCACCCTCAAGGTCAACATCGCCAAGCCCCGCGCCGAACGCCCCCGCTGGTAG
- a CDS encoding DEAD/DEAH box helicase, producing MTFTNFSFDQRIVAGIQACGYETPTPIQQRAIPKVLQGRDVLGLAQTGTGKTAAFALPILQRLLDAGNTKKAPSVLILAPTRELAMQIQENFASLGKQTGIRSSVVMGGVGMGPQIKAFWQSKIIVACPGRLVALISKGAVRLDDIDTLVLDEADSMLDMGFMPDIKRIIARLPKQRQNLLFSATMPTAIRKFADRILVDPETVQVSNTEPVTSVEHSFYTLQNNHKTGILETLLAKNAHESVLIFTRTKHKAKKLSQQLLNSGYESTSLQGNMNQGQRQRALDGFRKGRFNIMVATDIAARGIDCDCITHVINYDMPDTVETYTHRIGRTGRAGRSGNAVSFVTREDKTQVRTIERVMKITIEQHSAGDFKKSAGMGRNHAAPSGKRPVRPGRRSHGRMNNAAA from the coding sequence ATGACTTTTACGAATTTTTCCTTTGATCAGCGCATTGTCGCTGGCATCCAGGCCTGCGGCTACGAGACCCCCACTCCCATTCAACAACGCGCCATTCCCAAGGTCCTTCAGGGCCGCGACGTTTTGGGCCTTGCCCAGACCGGCACCGGCAAGACCGCGGCGTTCGCACTCCCCATCCTGCAGCGCCTGCTGGATGCCGGAAATACCAAAAAGGCACCCAGCGTACTGATCCTGGCACCGACCCGCGAGTTGGCCATGCAAATCCAGGAGAACTTTGCTTCCCTCGGAAAGCAAACGGGCATTCGCAGTTCCGTGGTCATGGGCGGCGTTGGCATGGGGCCGCAGATCAAGGCGTTTTGGCAGTCCAAAATCATCGTCGCCTGCCCCGGACGACTTGTCGCGCTTATCAGCAAGGGAGCCGTTCGTCTCGACGACATCGACACCCTGGTTCTTGACGAAGCGGACAGCATGCTCGACATGGGTTTCATGCCGGACATCAAACGAATCATCGCCCGGCTGCCGAAACAACGACAGAATCTCCTTTTTTCCGCCACCATGCCCACGGCAATTCGCAAGTTTGCCGACAGGATCCTTGTGGATCCCGAAACAGTTCAGGTGTCCAACACCGAACCGGTCACCAGTGTGGAACATTCCTTCTATACGCTGCAGAACAACCACAAGACCGGCATACTGGAAACCCTGCTTGCCAAAAATGCCCATGAAAGCGTGCTCATCTTCACCCGCACAAAACACAAGGCAAAGAAGCTTTCGCAGCAACTGCTCAACAGCGGCTACGAAAGCACATCCCTGCAAGGCAACATGAATCAGGGACAGCGCCAGCGCGCCCTGGACGGTTTCCGAAAGGGACGCTTCAACATCATGGTTGCAACGGACATAGCCGCCCGCGGCATCGACTGCGACTGCATCACCCATGTCATCAACTATGACATGCCCGATACCGTCGAGACATACACGCACCGCATCGGCCGTACAGGCAGAGCCGGGAGATCGGGAAACGCAGTCAGTTTCGTGACCAGAGAGGACAAGACCCAGGTTCGGACCATCGAACGGGTCATGAAAATAACCATCGAGCAGCATTCGGCCGGAGATTTCAAGAAGTCTGCCGGCATGGGCCGGAATCATGCCGCCCCTTCCGGGAAAAGGCCCGTGCGCCCCGGAAGACGCAGCCACGGACGGATGAACAACGCCGCTGCATAA